In the Purpureocillium takamizusanense chromosome 5, complete sequence genome, one interval contains:
- a CDS encoding uncharacterized protein (COG:S~EggNog:ENOG503Q4SC) yields the protein MVAARDEAAAAQPAHDTDSLHVHPGSPQSPPPMSAGTSPVPLQPPNSPPSNPSSGTGETDLKAGHDVPVNPTSSDNNNEKQPPPLRFTIDPDGDLTFDETTVDVVTVPCPGGHPLRSWTRDGLLGRYFGAPSMRDTTTGAKAESGTGSGSGTGQSQDDRGPSWVRQGIRREANRARVLLYEHPPVDAEGSTLGTLADALLRELATLRSREDLDNGDGRGQAQRPLVFVGHSLGGLVVKMALCKATRDARYEAIVRECYGVAFFGTPHQGSSYFAMPSLATSIQALLQLSAPLPASITDDLRVGNSLLLHVDEDFKSVSSDVQVWTFYETIDSRLSGGNSTLNKDKDGDVYFTAPLTSIKSAILGMRQENIFPLQSDHANMASFGRHNVHTLRLFLRQLAACISRADAVSKDVDAGRWTLSLEQKVNVEVHGFFDDPPLPPQLGGDAAVNVVRAWSTRLPLKEFLSKGPEACLSERLNEVDGAPEESRFLRSRGRTSLIERQQEQAEMPFVAPEPLTIKNALGIQDRTAAARQTVTPGSPIIRPIDVLPPPSRQPGRTESRSSAPAAATRGAGGGSSVVTTPPSRAMSPPTRHSTPLMGRPSALIRADFEQDLAVDRLSPPMRPRVGRSVSRSFSLGSDRSRIEYKDFPPFSQRSRSTVDAVVGGSIDGEYDDEEDDLEASPQLPEAVMAIRKAVQGARGRIKETVVVDEVPVAFVRPDVKARRFVWVHVPFNNPTWVKDVLQTLEVSYKRDFSSLYSHDFWATRHTRGRHAQHYAYFAKPGCYFTAPRTLSPRQSLGSPALSPAMVQDSLYTCLFLPYLHFDSYKRLIRRREVILRRLGHGRSRPVPELVAKSDSLELQVVWEYLGHDPPINCRRTLDQYGYPSLRDTRSRDDDQMLYKLTKERPCGPEQQDGRGGVYAQWSTAGSGGASEKDAGQSSGASGWRERLTGRAQADDTPEEDSLLNGNVLMVDQLWLWVIHSRTFFDRSLGDVCLRLKIRSCPSSPGERATRSRAPFISRRTCGTASSMRSMWI from the exons ATGGTGGCCGCTCgcgatgaggcggcggccgcgcaaCCAGCGCACGACACGGACTCGTTGCACGTCCATCCAGGGAGCCCGCAAAGCCCGCCGCCTATGAGCGCCGGGACATCGCCAGTACCCCTACAGCCACCGAATTCGCCTCCTTCAAATCCTAGCTCTGGCACAGGAGAGACAGACCTGAAGGCGGGTCATGATGTGCCCGTGAATCCAACCAGCagcgacaacaacaacgagaaacagccgccaccgctgcgCTTCACCATCGACCCGGATGGCGACCTTACCTTTGACGAAACCACCGTCGACGTGGTCACCGTGCCATGTCCCGGCGGCCACCCGCTGCGCAGCTGGACCCGAGACGGCCTGCTCGGACGCTACTTTGGCGCCCCGTCCATgcgcgacaccaccaccggggCAAAAGCCGAGTCGGGGACCGGGTCGGGCTCCGGAACGGGCCAGTCGCAGGACGACCGCGGCCCGTCTTGGGTTCGGCAGGGTATCCGGCGGGAGGCGAACCGCGCGCGCGTTCTCTTGTACGAGcacccgcccgtcgacgccgagggctcCACGCTCGGCACCTtggccgacgcgctgctgcgggagctggcgACCCTGAGATCGCGCGAGGATCTAGACAACGGAGACGGGCGCGGACAGGCGCAGCGACCCTTGGTCTTTGTGGGACATAGTCTGGGCGGGCTGGTGGTCAAGATGGCCCTGTGCAAGGCCACCAGGGACGCGCGGTACGAGGCTATTGTGCGCGAGTGCTACGGCGTGGCTTTCTTCG GAACTCCCCACCAGGGATCGAGCTATTTTGCCATGCCGAGTCTCGCCACCAGCATCCAGGCTCTGCTGCAGCTCtctgcgccgctgcccgcgaGCATCACGGATGACCTGCGCGTCGGAAAtagcctgctgctgcacgttGATGAGGACTTCAAGTCCGTGTCCAGCGACGTCCAGGTCTGGACATTCTATGAGACCATAGACTCGCGTCTGTCGGGAGGCAACAGCACCCtcaacaaggacaaggacggcgacgtctaCTTCACCGCGCCCCTCACCTCTATCAAGTCGGCCATCCTCGGCATGCGCCAGGAAAACATCTTTCCCCTGCAGAGCGACCACGCCAACATGGCCTCGTTTGGCCGCCACAACGTTCACACTCTGCGTCTCTTCCTGCGtcagctcgccgcctgcatTAGCCGCGCCGATGCCGTGTCCAAGGATGTCGATGCGGGGCGCTGGACCCTCAGTCTCGAGCAAAAGGTCAACGTCGAGGTCCACGGCTTTTTCGAcgacccgccgctgccgccgcagctcggaggtgacgccgccgtcaacgtgGTACGCGCGTGGTCGACCAGGCTGCCCCTGAAGGAGTTCCTCTCCAAGGGTCCCGAGGCGTGTCTGAGCGAGCGCCTCAACGAAGTGGACGGCGCCCCGGAAGAGAGCCGCTTTCTGCGTTCAAGGGGTCGCACGTCTCTTATCGAGCGTCAGCAAGAGCAGGCCGAGATGCCCTTTGTGGCCCCCGAGCCCCTGACCATCAAGAACGCGCTCGGTATTCAGGACcgcacggcagcggcgcgacaGACAGTCACGCCGGGCTCGCCCATCATCCGTCCCATCGACGTgctgcctcctccatcgCGGCAGCCGGGCAGGACGGAATCCCGGTCCAgtgcaccggcggcggccaccagaggcgccggcgggggaAGCAGTGTCGtcaccacgccgccctcgagggccatgTCGCCTCCTACCAGGCACTCAACACCACTCATGGGCCGCCCTTCGGCACTGATACGCGCAGACTTTGAACAGGATCTTGCCGTGGATaggctgtcgccgccgatgcgtCCCCGCGTGGGACGCTCCGTCAGCCGCAGCTTCAGCCTGGGGAGCGACCGCTCGCGCATCGAGTACAAAGACTTTCCTCCGTTTTCGCAGCGGAGCCGCAGCACGGTCGATGCGGTCGTGGGCGGCAGTATTGACGGTGAAtatgacgacgaagaggacgatCTCGAGGCCTCGCCGCAGCTACCGGAAGCGGTGATGGCGATCCGCAAGGCGGTCCAAGGGGCACGAGGGCGCATTAAggagacggtggtggtggacgaaGTGCCAGTGGCGTTTGTTCGGCCTGATGTCAAGGCCCGGAGGTTTGTTTGGGTCCATGTGCCGTTCAACAACCCTACCTGGGTCAAGGATGTGTTGCAAACGCTCGAGGTGTCGTACAAGAGGGACTTCTCGTCGCTGTACAGCCACGACTTTTGGGCGACGCGGCATACGCGCGGGCGACACGCGCAGCATTATGCCTACTTTGCGAAACCCGGGTGCTACTTtacggcgccgaggacat TGTCACCTCGTCAGTCCCTAGGCAGCCCGGCGCTTTCGCCCGCCATGGTCCAGGACTCGCTCTACACATGCCTTTTCCTGCCGTACCTGCATTTTGACTCGTACAAGCGGCTCATCCGTCGACGAGAGGTGATTCTTAGGAggctgggccatggccggtCGCGTCCGGTCCCGGAGCTGGTTGCCAAGTCGGACTCGCTCGAGCTCCAGGTCGTGTGGGAGTATCTCGGGCATGACCCGCCGATCAACTGCCGTCGCACACTGGACCAGTACGGATATCCGAGCCTGCGAGACACGCGGTCgcgggacgacgaccagATGCTTTACAAGCTGACCAAGGAGCGGCCGTGCGGAccggagcagcaggacggcAGGGGCGGCGTGTACGCGCAgtggtcgacggcgggcagcggcggcgcctcggagAAAGATGCGGGACAGTCGAGTGGCGCGTCAGGTTGGCGGGAGAGGCTGACGGGTAGAGCACAAGCCGACGACACGCCGGAGGAGGATTCGCTGCTGAATGGCAATGTCCTGATGGTGGACCAGCTATGGCTCTGGGTCATTCACTCCCGTACGTTCTTTGACCGCTCCCTGGGTGATGTGTGCTTACGTCTCAAGATACGGTCGTGTCCTTCTTCCCCAGGCGAGAGAGCGACCCGATCGAGGGCCCCCTTTATCAGCAGGCGGACCTGCGGGACAGCATCTTCAATGAGGTCAATGTGGATCTGA
- a CDS encoding uncharacterized protein (COG:S~EggNog:ENOG503P04U) — protein MRLINNATLTLESFMGKPPAYAILSHTWADEEVVFEDFIDAEDGGRLPRGQKRKEDKKGFRKIAMTCELARAEGLTHSWVDTCCIDKRSSAELTEAINSMFRWYADAAVCFAWLADLAPEAEGQEAGLSMRPSPYQRQQQQQEHKEQNEEEEKVEAASKVTIPGLERCRWFTRGWTLQELIAPPTVRFYDSAWRPRGTKADLGAQLARITNVHRSTLADPKRMHRLSVAARMAWAAGRETTRAEDAAYCLLGVFDVNMPLLYGEGGERAFLRLQEAIASQTNDLSLFAWTAQPAAAAATAGAAVRTEEEGGDRKPQSFRGVLASSPAEFRGAASIRLLRDAAYDPEFLITNKGLRMNTSIFAGDGGYFLGLNCAHYYNDSGPPSSAHEHGQGGQVTATAATTTTHGEELGIWIQQHGGGVYNRVRPHEHARRPPGEKPKPARIFLSRHVSAELSLELEDSQDRALVLRRGFNEHLVAPHSPEFPFAAISVLPADQWDARRRMFVTRGAAGGGGAREVGGGEGGGGGGFAAYAYFMARFDCDVFREEIVASSESFVLAFGWRAGEDEPWVSVASMREPAVHEAMGDVGRMTAAVLGGAGETRKRDVREMVLRDYYQWITKVIRVSVEAVATAEGMVVYNIDMDMVDAPDHVLNGPEGALSHPESPLYKKMRPNRRRK, from the coding sequence ATGCGCCTCATCAACAATGCGACGCTCACGCTCGAGTCCTTCATGGGCAAGCCGCCCGCCTACGCCATCCTCTCGCACACctgggccgacgaggaggtcgTCTTCGAAGacttcatcgacgccgaggacggcggccgcctccctcgaGGGCAGAAGAGGAAGGAAGACAAGAAAGGCTTCCGCAAAATCGCCATGACGTGCGAGCTCGCGCGGGCCGAGGGCCTCACGCACTCATGGGTCGACACGTGCTGCATCGAcaagcgcagcagcgccgagctcACCGAGGCCATCAACTCCATGTTCCGGTGgtacgccgacgccgccgtgtgctttgcctggctggccgacCTGGCCCCTGAGGCGGAAGGTCAAGAGGCAGGGCTATCGATGCGCCCCTCGCCTTACcagcggcaacagcagcagcaggagcacAAAGAGCagaacgaggaggaggaaaaggtCGAAGCAGCCTCCAAAGTGACGATACCAGGCCTCgagcgctgccgctggttCACCCGCGGCTGGACCCTGCAGGAGCTcatcgcgccgccgacggtcCGCTTCTACGACTCGGCCTGGCGCCCCCGCGGCACCAAGGCGGACCTCGGGGCGCAGCTCGCGCGCATCACCAACGTCCACCGCTCGACGCTCGCCGACCCGAAGCGCATGCACCGCCTGTCCGTGGCCGCGCGCATGGcgtgggcggccgggcgcgAGACcacgcgcgccgaggacgcggcgtACTGCCTGCTGGGCGTCTTCGACGTCAACATGCCGCTGCTctacggcgagggcggcgagcgcgcgtTCCTCCGGCTCCAGGAGGCGATTGCGTCGCAGACCAACGACCTTTCGCTGTTTGCGTGGACGGCtcagccagcggcggcggcggcgacagcaggaGCAGCGGTAAGAacagaggaagaggggggcGACAGGAAACCGCAGAGCTTCCGCGGCGTGcttgcctcgtcgccagccgagttccgcggcgcggcgtctatacggctgctgcgcgacgcggcgTATGACCCCGAGTtcctcatcaccaacaaGGGGCTGCGCATGAACACGAGCATCTTcgccggagacggcggcTACTTTCTAGGCCTCAACTGCGCGCACTACTACAACGACAGTGgcccgccttcttctgcGCATGAACATGGCCAAGGGGGACAagtgacggcgacggcggcgacgacgacgacgcacggcgaggagctcggcatCTGGAtccagcagcacggcggcggcgtgtacAACCGCGTGCGCCCGCACGagcacgcgcgccgcccgcccggcgagAAGCCCAAGCCGGCGCGCATCTTCCTCTCGCGGCACGTCTCAGCCGAGCTGTcgctggagctcgaggacaGCCAGGACcgggcgctggtgctgcggcgcggcttCAACGAGCACCTGGTCGCGCCGCACAGCCCCGAGTTTCCCTTTGCCGCCATCTCGGTGCTGCCGGCGGACCAGTGGGACGCGCGACGGCGCATGTTTGTGACGCGCGGGGCGGCTGGGGGCGGAGGAGCAAGAGaagtaggaggaggagaaggaggaggtggtggtgggttcGCGGCGTACGCGTATTTCATGGCGCGGTTCGACTGCGACGTGTTCCGCGAGGAGATTGTTGCGAGCTCCGAGAGCTTCGTGCTGGCGTTTGggtggcgcgccggcgaggacgagccgtGGGTGAGCGTCGCGTCGATgcgcgagcccgccgtgcACGAGGCCATGGGCGACGTGGGcaggatgacggcggcggttcttgggggggcgggggagacgaggaagagggacGTCAGGGAGATGGTGCTGCGGGACTACTACCAGTGGATCACAAAGGTCATCCGCGTCTCGGTggaggccgtggcgacggcggagggcaTGGTGGTGTACAATatcgacatggacatggtggACGCGCCGGACCATGTGCTCAACGGGCCCGAGGGGGCGCTCTCTCACCCGGAGAGCCCGCTGTACAAGAAGATGAGACCGAACCGGCGACGGAAGTAA
- a CDS encoding uncharacterized protein (TransMembrane:7 (o20-40i147-169o225-246i253-273o333-356i368-388o400-418i)~EggNog:ENOG503PBKZ) — protein MKLPSLATLLRPPVQTLPLFPHLLLPLVLLAVLACATLFAHSDVNAALLWSQCHARERLPLLTDARLVPSWVATPACFLVSFFAEALDAARSRAAVAELLAGVGALMSVATAESARACNNNNSNGKNRRGGRKQRVGKHVIARPTPWWLLFNLVGGALVWQVVIVPAFLHRARSWFAGGSRSDGEDDPMGVTAQQQQQRQQQQDEEGRRDEKALDTDRSVADAEIVAIPLAVALGFYLPSVLMLTLRSPGSVAAWLPFPVYVSLLRQLVRWAVGRFRRSTPARVHIEYVGGRSSSSHNNNNNNDDNDADGQSRHRRQQQQGRASGGGTNKPLAALYGLPALASVAAHALLAANLAAGRDDRREMTRSAVKFLEVDAQFLALTVLYWVFAEVGWRAPATMLLVGAVLGPGAGVCAGWVVRERLLREALRGLLGGDDEGEGELVEDEDEEREDEGQRRGRGEREPLLG, from the coding sequence ATGAAGCTCCCCTCGCTTGCCAcgctcctccgcccccccgTGCAGAccctccccctcttcccgcacctgctcctccccctggtgctcctcgccgtcctcgcctgcGCCACCCTCTTCGCCCACTCCGACGTcaacgccgccctgctcTGGTCCCAGTgccacgcccgcgagcgcctgcccctcctcaccgacgcccgcctcgtcccctCATGGGTCGCCACCCCGGCCTGCTTCCTCGTCAGCTTCTtcgccgaggccctcgacgccgcccgctcccgcgccgccgtcgcggagctgctcgccggcgtgggcGCCCTCATGAGCGTCGCGACCGCCGAGTCGGCCCGCGCgtgcaacaacaacaacagcaacggcaaaaaccggcgcggcggcaggaagCAACGCGTCGGCAAGCACGTCATtgcgaggccgacgccgtggtggctgctgttcaacctcgtcggcggggcgCTCGTCTGGCAGGTGGTCATCGTGCCGGCGTTTCTGCACCGCGCGCGGTCGTGGTTTGCGGGCGGCTCGCgctccgacggcgaggacgatcCCATGGGCGtgacggcgcagcagcagcagcagcggcagcagcagcaggacgaagAGGGGCGACGGGACGAAAAGGCGCTCGACACGGAccgcagcgtcgccgacgcggaaATCGTCGCCATaccgctcgccgtcgcgctcggcTTCTACCTCCCCTCGGTGCTGATGCTCACGCTGCGCTCCCCGGGTTCCGTCGCCGCGTGGCTGCCCTTTCCCGTGTAcgtgtcgctgctgcggcagctcGTGCGCTGGGCCGTGGGCAGGTTCCGCCGCTCAACGCCAGCGCGCGTGCACATTGAGTatgtcggcggccgcagcagcagcagccacaacaacaacaacaacaacgacgacaacgacgccgacggccagagcaggcaccgccggcagcagcagcaggggagagcaagcggcggcggcaccaacaaGCCCCTCGCGGCGCTGTACGGCCTCCCCGCGCTGGCGTCGGTCGCGGCGcacgcgctgctggcggccaacctggcggcggggcgcgACGACCGGCGCGAGATGACGCGCTCGGCCGTCAAGTTCCTCGAGGTGGACGCGCAGTTCCTGGCCCTGACGGTGCTGTACTGGGTGTTCGCCGAggtgggctggcgggcgccggcgacgatgctgctggtgggcgCGGTGCTGGGGCCGGGCGCGGGGGTGTGCGCGGGGTGGGTCGTCCGCgagaggctgctgcgggaggcGCTGAGGGGGCTGCtgggtggtgatgatgagggtgagggtgagctggtggaggacgaggatgaggagagGGAAGACGAGGGacagcggcgggggaggggggagagggagccgCTGCTGGGATGA
- a CDS encoding uncharacterized protein (COG:S~EggNog:ENOG503PDBR) → MASARGSGSPIAPLAAGERASVARNTSEVMPPKIPAGAPGGGVGVTPASPASTTTATTTATTTASLLATPLQKLQPQPQLQTQPQSSPPSLRHTPPPPPPPSLAAHHRIRALNDKWKGAQALGTAAAVDNKVAGIDLESSESSESDDDDDDDDDGDDSDQDAEDEIVREEVHVPPAKPLPSSQTPVPLPSYTRSVLPTTTTTTPMSSVQAKPALATGQGPSKPRPLAPLRPVVASLKSVTTAPDSHVADATDTALRAQALRLTEDAVSTQLHSVQDMPPSSAGSDRDSAVTSRPSSSGHSMHFPSAAELLDRIRKDAETAQPSASQEASWPATNGAGDDEGSEWEAGKTGSDQDDEDDDDDGLVELDEIPADFNKAPRPRPGSAPEILAAVDGRPYNLFEGPDGRKDAARGAIIPTNYRLQDQAPRFVCPVRDCRRLLKNMTALGAHFGNVHKRVTFNDNCDGTLTVLGPSRDKSQSGFYSGIVVSQNPLPPDAPPPVEPSQPPWALTQVSRIDRTPIRALPGSSTFRFSSAHGLRSQESFGSDSSPAASTPGLGPLGSLPSQPTAPRTGSAEHYGTLAIAKNPSPPRQKPSEYLTSLLHKDSLMPNRADIRFLNMCVLRRELPLSWIEHHQGTMLAAPFYASAMAYIVGSAVEGRRACTRKKTTTRRLSDLCIKLPANMPPETRVVFSKTETCAGCHYYANLHRQRNACDWNLEADCGSSAESAELETQHRHQRQLQWEQGRKRRLSTQLEPQRRHQRQLQWEGAASTSANGQGRKRRLSAAEAALSEPPRTKVAKTAASPELKDSEQQSLDMEDWEFAPGRVVDEESNENIIYSMPFLSSAQPVTVAMDVGVNIQVVKPGTRARWAAEAAQLRSCMVSQGKVRVRIGTTTAHVGPGGLFVVRPGRECAVENRQYGDAVIFCTTHRSYELVSDED, encoded by the exons atggcctcggcgcggggCTCAGGGTCTCCCatcgcgccgctggccgcgggcgagcgcgcgtCCGTGGCGAGAAACACTAGCGAGGTGATGCCTCCCAAGATCCCCGCCGGCGCtcccggtggtggtgtgggggtgacgcccgcgtcgcccgcgtcgacgacgacagcgacgacgacagcgacgacgacggcgtcgttgcTGGCGACTCCCCTACAGAAActccagccgcagccgcaacTGCAGACGCAGCCGcaatcgtcgccgccgtcgcttcgGCAcacgcccccgcccccgcccccgccatcgCTCGCGGCGCATCACCGCATCCGCGCGCTCAACGACAAGTGGAAGGGCGCTCAGGCGCTGggcaccgccgctgctgtggACAATAAGGTCGCTGGGATAGATCTGGAGAGCAGCGAGAGCagcgagagcgacgacgacgacgatgacgacgatgacggtgacgacTCGGATCAAGATGCCGAGGATGAGATCG TCCGTGAGGAGGTTCATGTGCCGCCGGCGAAGCCTTTGCCTTCGTCGCagacgccggtgccgctACCGAGCTACACGAGAAGCGTGCtgccgacaacgacgacgacgacgcctatGAGCTCAGTCCAGGCTAAGCCTGCCCTCGCTACAGGGCAAGGTCCTTCGAAGCCTCGGCCTCTAGCTCCGCTGCGACCCGTCGTTGCGAGCCTCAAGTCAGTAACAACAGCACCTGACAGCCATGTCGCCGATGCTACCGACACCGCCCTGCGAGCCCAAGCATTGCGCCTTACGGAAGACGCCGTGTCCACGCAGCTCCACTCGGTGCAGGATATGCCcccgagcagcgccggcagcgacagAGACTCCGCGGTCAcctcgcgcccgtcgtcgagcggccACAGCATGCACTtcccctcggcggccgagctccTGGATCGGATACGTAAAGATGCGGAGACGGCCCAGCCGAGCGCCAGCCAAGAAGCGTCCTGGCCGGCGACtaacggcgccggcgacgacgagggctccGAGTGGGAGGCCGGTAAGACAGGCAGCGACCaggacgacgaagacgacgacgacgacggcctggtgGAGCTGGATGAGATCCCTGCTGACTTTAACAAAGCCCCCCGGCCGAGACCCGGTTCGGCACCGGAGATtctggcggccgtcgacggccgccctTACAACCTGTTTGAAG GCCCCGATGGCAGAAAGGATGCGGCCCGAGGCGCCATTATACCAACAAACTATCGGCTCCAGGACCAGGCTCCTCGATTCGTCTGCCCGGTCCGAGACTGCCGGCGGCTCCTCAAAAACATGACGGCCCTGGGCGCGCACTTTGGCAACGTGCACAAAAGGGTCACCTTCAACGACAACTGTGACGGGACCTTGACGGTTCTAGGACCCTCGAGGGACAAGAGCCAGTCCGGATTCTACTCGGGCATCGTCGTGTCCCAGAACCCCCTGCCGCCGGATGCACCGCCCCCAGTCGAGCCGTCTCAGCCACCTTGGGCGCTGACACAGGTTTCGAGGATCGATCGGACCCCGATACGGGCCCTGCCCGGCTCGTCTACGTTTCGCTTCTCGTCGGCACACGGACTGCGCTCGCAAGAGTCGTTTGGGTCCGACTCATCCCCGgctgcctcgacgccgggctTGGGACCGCTGGGATCCCTGCCGTCTCAGCCGACGGCGCCTAGAACAGGGAGCGCAGAACACTACGGCACGCTGGCCATTGCAAAGAatccctcgccgcctcgacaaAAGCCCAGCGAGTATCTCACCAGTCTGCTGCACAAGGACAGCCTGATGCCGAACCGGGCGGACATTCGATTCCTCAACATGTGCGTACTCCGGCGCGAGCTACCCCTCTCGTGGATCGAGCACCACCAGGGCacgatgctggcggcgccgttctACGCGTCCGCCATGGCGTACATTGTGGgctcggccgtcgaggggcggcgcgcctgcACGCGCAAGAAGACGACTACGCGGCGGCTGTCTGACCTTTGCATCAAGCTCCCCGCGAACATGCCGCCCGAGACCAGAGTTGTGTTCAGCAAGACGGAGACGTGCGCCGGGTGCCACTACTACGCCAACTTGCACCGGCAGAGGAACGCCTGCGACTGGAACCTGGAGGCGGACTGTGGATCGTCGGCCGAGTCGGCGGAGCTCGAGAcgcagcaccggcaccagcgccagcttcAGTGGGAACAGGGGCGCAAACGACGCCTGTCGACGCAGCTCGagccgcagcgccggcaccagcgccagcttcAGTGGGAGGGGGCCGCAAGTACAAGCGCAAACGGGCAGGGGCGCAAACGACGcctgtcggcggccgaggcggcgctgtccGAGCCACCGCGGACCAAGGTGGCCAAGACGGCTGCGTCTCCCGAGCTCAAAGACTCGGAGCAGCAGTCGCTCGATATGGAGGACTGGGAGTTTGCGCCGGGCAgggtggtggacgaggagagcaaCGAAA acatCATCTACTCGATGCCCTTCCTGTCCAGCGCGCAGCCCGTCACCGTGGCCATGGATGTGGGCGTAAACATCCAGGTGGTCAAGCCGGGGACCAGGGCGCGgtgggcggccgaggcggcgcagctccggtCGTGCATGGTCTCGCAGGGCAAGGTCAGGGTGCGCATCGGGACGACTACGGCGCACGTGGGCCCGGGGGGCCTGTTCGTGGTGCGTCCGGGGAGGGAGTGCGCCGTGGAGAACAGGCAGTACGGGGACGCGGTGATTTTCTGTACGACGCACAGGTCGTACGAGCTCGTTTCGGACGAGGACTGA
- a CDS encoding uncharacterized protein (COG:S~EggNog:ENOG503P1ZT) yields the protein MAALPPCRAGLARSRLALRSLHASPLRTGYATTESTTSFSPSSSSSFSSSASSSTSTTIPESFQASSGTNAAAPPRWSQTPAGMKAPVQMDFARSPRNKVWTVNSNPERLDDMYERLLGPGGSKMLPEELKWLAVTHKSFDQGRRGFNDRLALMGRLTIIMEATKDIISRPPHTAAAAAAAADPHGREPFTHEALAGVDNLSATTPRDAVGKERLHALASSVGMLDVVRWKPRLPRRLEASGVETVLSSAVMAVVGAVTLQHGAKVASRVVRERILARLPPQEAR from the exons atggcggcgctcccaccctgccgcgcgggcctcgcgcgcagccgcctcgccctgcgcaGTCTGCACGCGTCCCCCCTCCGCACCGGCTACGCGACCACCGAATCGACGACATCCTTCTccccctcatcctcctcatccttcTCCTCATCAGCGTCTTCCTCGACATCAACAACAATCCCCGAGTCCTTTCAAGCATCATCAGGCACGAatgcggcggcaccgccgcggTGGAGCCAGACGCCCGCGGGCATGAAGGCGCCGGTGCAGATGGACTTTGCGCGGTCGCCACGCAACAAGGTGTGGACCGTCAACAGCAACCCCGAgcggctcgacgacatgtacgagcggctgctgggccccggcggcagcaagaTGCTCCCAGAGGAGCTCAAGTGGCTGGCGGTGACGCACAAGAGTTTTGatcaagggcgacgagggtTCAACGACCGCCTTGCGCTGATGG gccgcctcaccatcatcatggaAGCCACCAAGGACATCATCAGCCGTCCTCCCcataccgccgccgccgccgccgccgcggcggaccCGCACGGCCGGGAGCCATTCACAcacgaggcgctcgcgggcgtggACAACCtctccgcgacgacgccgcgcgacgccgtcggcaagGAGCGGCTGCACGCGCTGGCGTCGAGCGTGGGGATGCTCGACGTGGTGCGGTGGAAGCCCCgtctgccgcggcggctcgaggccTCGGGCGTGGAGACGGTGCTCAGcagcgccgtcatggccgtcgtgggcgccgtgacgctgcagcacggcgcAAAGGTGGCGTCGCGGGTGGTGCGCGAGCGGATACTcgcgcgcctgccgccccagGAGGCCAGGTAA